A single genomic interval of Candidatus Eremiobacterota bacterium harbors:
- a CDS encoding phosphoribosylglycinamide formyltransferase — TRPDLLLMLGWMHLVPPAFLERFPQTINVHPAFLPLDPAADHDVAPDGTTIPALRGAHALRDALTQRVAWIGATVHYVTAETDRGEVLARIPVAVDDAATESALREKVRAAEFAAVDEAIRSWCARR; from the coding sequence GACGCGGCCAGACCTCCTGCTGATGCTCGGCTGGATGCACTTGGTGCCACCGGCGTTCTTGGAGCGCTTTCCACAGACGATCAACGTGCATCCGGCGTTCTTGCCGCTCGATCCCGCCGCCGACCACGACGTCGCGCCGGACGGGACGACGATCCCGGCGCTGCGCGGCGCGCATGCGCTGCGCGACGCGCTCACGCAGCGCGTCGCGTGGATCGGCGCGACCGTGCACTACGTGACGGCCGAGACCGATCGCGGCGAAGTGCTCGCGCGCATCCCGGTCGCCGTCGACGATGCGGCGACCGAGAGCGCGCTGCGGGAGAAGGTGCGCGCCGCCGAGTTTGCGGCGGTCGACGAGGCGATTAGGAGCTGGTGCGCGCGGCGCTAA